Proteins encoded by one window of Cryptococcus gattii WM276 chromosome K, complete sequence:
- a CDS encoding Ubiquitin-specific protease, putative (Similar to TIGR gene model, INSD accession AAW46261.1) — protein MASPYPDNGSPVPSIPFPSIHNPNPYTQPYPYNAAGAYYRQSQPYYPNPPPIPYPSYAPIPMGGAGPGPATMQNGYGGYGEYGVYYGYTGYPDYQGPQAGYQGGEGDDYSDPSKTPGSTHAVPQPPMNMVGPNHNPHLGMPQQFPSYPPNHPYAFGGGVGYPQGYNRPPQHMHQHQHHPQPQHPQSHFHPQHQQHLQQQGPYGGYGYQEGYHGGKLNPAAQGFKYNRYQQQQQQQQQLQQAQAHAQAQAQAHAQTQAQAQLAQAPPRQPVHTQPPQPPPVPAPAPIAPSHNQPSEPLQPPIPNGHSHPEPSIPSIALAEEKESQSTKEQKPVSAPVAVKEEEKETMDDEASFHDASSAIAAPRWNFVHPSSLSSSSAGIATSSLKMNNHAHVQRIRLVKSRPAEESDGNSYAMEVKAGLPQEIVVDEQSPSPSQTQTRSQRKGEGRGEGPRKGRKEEKGTSKRVWKTGEKRRVELVFGEVVPEQDKEEEEKAELVAEKPVVDGTKEEKLEKKEVSTPTRAPAQTQTQAPAPAASPAPAKPRSWAALLKTPTHSSPSTPGAVPSSSASVSSTTEAGPSRPRPSTSTSPSTPNLTPTVNGVAQPQPSPQAQGGQPQQQAKTFNYAAAAMSSVPSPHEDLVRLLSEGVSSIRGPVGLTAKEKEALMVPRGLINTGNMCFANTILQVLVYCPPFTELFEEFGKRLKADLARKTPLLEAMIIFLREFVSSPESSTSTTSTPKGKGKDKDSRKEAFIPENVYDAMKENKRFDSMRRGYQEDAEEYLGFFLNTLHEEIIYLLSRTSTTSSSIPNGQSSDPSSRKIERPISPGAGANGNADSSSGWLEVGKKQKTHVVRATESRESSVSRLFGGKLRSILHTPGQKDSVTIEPYQPLQLDITGATILSITDALRAISTPEIIHGVYSAAKGGEVDATKTVYVETWPKVLICHLKRFVYDTEEGGVVKRSKAVAYGVDLMIPNEIISPARRTSSPIKYALFGVVYHHGSSASGGHYTVSVARPSLSSSASSTPAGTSISTSSSSTTMATRWLHFDDENVREVREEDVVVSLDQAKGGESGLVGGRERCAYLLFYRRVQ, from the exons ATGGCATCCCCATACCCGGACAACGGTTCGCCTGTGCCTTCTATCCCCTTCCCGAGCATCCACAATCCCAATCCCTATACGCAGCCATACCCATACAATGCTGCCGGCGCATACTACCGCCAGTCCCAGCCTTACTACCCCAATCCGCCCCCAATACCCTACCCCTCGTATGCCCCTATACCCATGGGCGGCGCCGGACCAGGACCGGCGACGATGCAGAACGGCTACGGAGGCTATGGCGAATACGGAGTGTACTATGGCTACACTGGGTATCCAGACTACCAGGGGCCTCAAGCAGGCTACCAGGGCGGGGAAGGAGACGACTACAGTGACCCTTCAAAAACACCGGGCTCAACACACGCCGTACCCCAACCGCCTATGAACATGGTCGGGCCAAACCACAATCCCCATCTCGGTATGCCTCAACAGTTCCCCTCTTATCCGCCGAATCATCCATATGCGTTTGGCGGTGGTGTCGGCTATCCTCAAGGGTACAATCGGCCGCCCCAACATATGCACCAACACCAACATCATCCCCAACCTCAGCATCCGCAATCGCACTTCCACCCGCAACATCAGCAACATTTGCAGCAGCAAGGACCGTATGGAGGGTATGGGTATCAGGAGGGGTATCATGGAGGGAAATTGAATCCTGCAGCGCAGGGGTTCAAGTATAATCGGtatcaacaacaacaacagcagcagcagcagctaCAACAAGCACAAGCACATGCACAAGCGCAAGCGCAGGCACATGCACAAACGCAAGCTCAGGCTCAACTTGCTCAAGCGCCACCACGACAACCTGTACATACTCAACCCCCTCAACCCCCTCCTGTACCTGCACCTGCACCGATCGCTCCTAGTCATAATCAACCATCCGAACCATTACAACCCCCTATCCCTAACGGTCATTCCCACCCCGAACCTTCCATCCCTTCCATAGCCCTCGCGGAAGAGAAAGAATCACAGTCTACAAAAGAGCAAAAACCTGTGTCTGCACCTGTGGCagtcaaggaagaagaaaaggaaacAATGGATGACGAAGCATCTTTTCACGACGCGTCATCGGCGATCGCCGCACCTCGATGGAACTTTGTTCACCCGTCATCTctgtcatcatcatcggCTGGTATTGCCACTTCAAGCCTGAAAATGAACAACCATGCCCATGTCCAGAGGATAAGGCTGGTGAAAAGTCGACCGGCAGAGGAGAGTGATGGGAATAGTTATGCGATGGAGGTGAAGGCTGGTTTACCACAGGAGATTGTCGTTGATGAGCAATCgccatctccatctcaGACGCAGACTCGGTCGCAaaggaagggagaaggacGTGGGGAGGGGCCAAGAAAGGGTAgaaaggaggagaagggaacGAGTAAAAGAGTATGGAAGACGGgtgagaagaggagagtAGAGTTAGTTTTTGGTGAAGTTGTCCCCGAGCAagacaaggaagaggaggagaaggcCGAGTTGGTGGCAGAGAAGCCTGTGGTCGATGGCacgaaggaagaaaaactggagaagaaggaagtATCTACACCTACTCGTGCACCAGCACAAACACAAACACAAGCACCAGCACCAGCCGCCTCCCCCGCCCCTGCCAAACCCCGTTCATGGGCTGCCCTCCTCAAAACCCCTACTCACTCTTCCCCCTCAACTCCCGGCGCCGTGCCCAGCTCTTCCGCCAGCGTCTCTTCCACCACCGAGGCTGGACCTTCTCGTCCACGACCATCCACTTCCACTTCCCCTTCTACCCCGAACCTTACCCCCACAGTCAACGGTGTCGCCCAACCTCAGCCTTCACCCCAAGCCCAAGGCGGACAACCACAGCAACAAGCCAAAACATTCAACTATGCTGCCGCCGCAATGTCATCCGTACCTTCTCCGCATGAGGATTTGGTCAGGCTTTTGAGCGAGGGTGTGAGCTCTATTCGTGGGCCAGTAGGGTTGACTgcaaaggagaaggaagcgTTGATGGTGCCGAGGGGATTGATCAATACGGGGAACATGTGCTTTGCCAACACT ATTCTTCAAGTATTGGTTTACTGTCCACCGTTTACCGAGCTGTTTGAGGAATTTGGAAAGCGCCTGAAAGCTGATTTGGCGAGGAAGACTCCGTTATTGGAGGCGAT GATCATCTTCTTGCGAGAGTTTGTCTCATCACCCGAATCATCGACGTCAACAACATCAACCCCGAAGGGTAAAGGAAAAGACAAGGATTCGAGGAAAGAGGCGTTTATTCCAGAGAATGTGTATGATGCTATGAAGGAGAACAAGAGGTTTGATTCTATGCGT AGAGGTTACCAAGAAGATGCTGAAGAGTACCTTGGATTTTTCCTCAACACATTACACGAAGAAATCATCTACCTCCTTTCACGAACATCCACCacctcttcatccatccCTAACGGTCAATCCAGCGACCCATCCAGCCGAAAAATCGAACGGCCTATTTCTCCGGGCGCCGGCGCCAACGGCAATGCCGATTCATCCTCTGGCTGGCTCGAAGTTGGCAAGAAACAAAAAACCCACGTCGTGCGCGCTACCGAATCCCGCGAATCTTCCGTCTCCCGCTTATTTGGTGGTAAACTCCGTTCCATCCTCCACACTCCCGGCCAAAAGGATAGCGTCACGATCGAACCTTACCAACCTCTCCAACTTGACATTACCGGCGCTACTATCTTGTCCATCACCGACGCCCTCCGTGCGATCTCCACGCCTGAGATAATACATGGTGTGTATTCGGCGGCTAAAGGTGGGGAAGTGGATGCGACCAAGACGGTGTATGTGGAGACTTGGCCAAAGGTTTTGATTTGTCATCTGAAGAGGTTCGTGTATGATACAGAGGAAGGCGGTGTGGTGAAGAGAAGTAAGGCGGTAGCGTACGGTGTAGATTTGATGATTCCTAACG AAATAATATCCCCGGCAAGGCGAACGTCGTCCCCTATAAAATACGCTCTCTTCGGTGTAGTGTATCATCACGGTTCTTCTGCTTCAGGAGGACATTACACCGTTTCCGTTGCCCGCCCCTCTCTTTCCAGCTCCGCATCTTCCACCCCCGCGGGAACATCGATATCAAcgtcatcatcatcaacaacaaTGGCAACCAGATGGCTTCACTTTGACGATGAAAATGTACGCGAGGTacgagaagaagatgtgGTTGTCTCTCTGGACCAAGCCAAGGGTGGAGAGAGCGGGTTGGTCGGTGGGAGGGAGAGGTGTGCGTACTTGCTGTTCTATAGGAGAGTGCAGTAA